A genomic window from Cloacibacillus evryensis DSM 19522 includes:
- a CDS encoding M20/M25/M40 family metallo-hydrolase produces the protein MKFLINKERLLKNFLEYLAIDSESGNEAAMAGRAAADLKALGCRVRIDEAGSVVAVFAGEAPALLMSAHIDTVTPGKGIRPIITDGVIHTDGSTILGGDDKSGVAAIIEAITAAREQGIAHRAVEVVLTVGEEVGMIGSKSLDYSKLSAKEAVVFDSSGDAGKIITAAPGQTKIRAEIKGVAAHAGLAPEKGVSAIQVGAAAVSAMKLLRIDEETTANIGTFKAVGATNIVSPCACIEAEVRSRDNAKLEAQTKHMVECLEKACRDFGAKLDCQAATSYTGYTQSDDEPLVITVVEACKRLGLKPVIGSTGGGSDANIMNANGIKAVVLGTGMDKVHTTSERITVKNLEDTARLALELMRL, from the coding sequence AGGCGGCGATGGCCGGCCGCGCCGCGGCCGACCTTAAAGCGCTTGGCTGCCGCGTCCGCATAGACGAGGCAGGCAGCGTCGTAGCGGTATTCGCGGGAGAGGCGCCGGCGCTTCTCATGAGCGCCCACATCGACACCGTTACGCCGGGCAAAGGTATCCGCCCCATCATCACCGACGGCGTGATACACACCGACGGCAGCACCATACTCGGCGGAGACGACAAATCCGGAGTCGCGGCGATCATCGAGGCGATCACGGCGGCGCGCGAGCAGGGGATCGCCCACCGCGCCGTCGAGGTGGTCCTCACCGTCGGCGAAGAGGTCGGCATGATCGGCTCCAAGTCCCTCGACTATTCTAAACTCTCCGCGAAAGAGGCGGTCGTCTTTGACTCCAGCGGCGACGCGGGCAAGATAATCACCGCCGCGCCGGGGCAGACGAAGATCCGTGCCGAGATAAAGGGCGTTGCGGCGCACGCGGGGCTCGCCCCAGAAAAGGGCGTCAGCGCGATACAGGTCGGGGCCGCCGCCGTCTCCGCGATGAAGCTGCTGCGCATCGACGAGGAGACGACGGCCAACATCGGCACCTTCAAGGCCGTTGGCGCGACGAACATCGTCAGCCCCTGCGCCTGCATTGAGGCCGAAGTGAGAAGCCGCGACAACGCGAAGCTCGAAGCGCAGACGAAGCACATGGTGGAATGCCTGGAAAAGGCCTGCCGCGACTTCGGCGCGAAGCTCGACTGCCAGGCGGCCACCAGCTACACCGGCTATACCCAGTCTGACGACGAGCCGCTCGTCATTACCGTAGTGGAAGCCTGCAAAAGACTCGGCCTGAAGCCCGTCATCGGCTCCACCGGCGGCGGCAGCGACGCGAACATCATGAACGCCAACGGCATAAAGGCGGTAGTCCTCGGCACCGGCATGGACAAGGTGCACACCACCTCCGAGCGCATAACGGTGAAAAACCTCGAAGATACCGCACGCCTCGCGCTGGAATTGATGAGGCTGTAA